A window of Staphylococcus sp. 17KM0847 contains these coding sequences:
- a CDS encoding ATP-binding cassette domain-containing protein: protein MLDIDLQKNINGKMIRVQIQSECPKIYAVQGVSGIGKTTCLNMIAGITMPDRGYVKVAGRVLTDTDRGKYVSIRTRRIGYLFQDYQLFPHMTVAQNITFMTSLNEHIDQLIDALNIQHLMDVYPMRCSGGEKQRVALARALSTKPDLLLLDEPFSSLDDISKKESIALVQHIFEMWHIPIIFVTHSQQEATQLAHETIKIT, encoded by the coding sequence GTGCTTGATATTGACTTGCAGAAAAACATCAATGGTAAAATGATTAGAGTTCAAATACAATCAGAATGTCCCAAAATTTATGCGGTTCAAGGTGTATCAGGAATTGGTAAAACAACATGTCTCAATATGATTGCAGGGATTACTATGCCTGATAGAGGATATGTCAAAGTGGCTGGTCGTGTTCTAACAGATACAGATAGAGGGAAATATGTATCTATTCGTACGCGTAGAATAGGCTATCTTTTTCAAGATTATCAACTCTTTCCACATATGACAGTTGCACAAAATATTACCTTTATGACATCGTTGAATGAACACATTGATCAATTGATTGATGCACTTAATATTCAGCATCTTATGGATGTATATCCTATGCGATGTTCAGGTGGTGAAAAGCAACGTGTTGCACTGGCTAGAGCTTTGAGTACGAAGCCGGACCTTTTATTGTTAGATGAGCCATTTTCAAGCCTGGATGATATATCCAAAAAAGAAAGTATTGCGCTTGTTCAACACATATTTGAAATGTGGCATATTCCTATCATTTTTGTAACGCATTCACAGCAAGAAGCAACACAGCTTGCACATGAGACGATAAAGATAACATGA
- the modB gene encoding molybdate ABC transporter permease subunit, with product MPDLTPFWISLRVALISTAVVVLLAILLAKVLYHRQGKWIKFLESLIVLPIVLPPTVMGFLLLMIFSVNGPLGHFLTDTLGVKVVFTLTGAIIASVIVSFPLMYQHTIQGFRNIDEKMLYTARTMGASERKIFYRLILPLSKRALISGAMMAFARAIGEFGATLMIAGYIPGKTNTLPLEIYFLVQQGREQQAWLWVLVLVAFALSVIGTMNMLNKERYREVK from the coding sequence ATGCCAGACCTTACTCCTTTTTGGATTTCTTTACGTGTTGCATTAATCAGTACAGCTGTTGTCGTGCTATTAGCTATATTATTAGCAAAAGTACTGTACCATAGACAAGGTAAATGGATAAAATTTTTAGAAAGTCTGATCGTTTTACCTATTGTTTTACCACCCACAGTGATGGGTTTTTTATTACTCATGATTTTTTCCGTAAATGGTCCATTAGGTCACTTTTTAACAGATACATTAGGGGTTAAAGTTGTCTTCACATTAACGGGGGCTATCATTGCATCGGTTATTGTTAGTTTTCCTTTAATGTATCAACATACGATTCAGGGTTTTCGTAATATCGATGAAAAGATGCTCTATACTGCGCGGACAATGGGGGCTTCAGAAAGAAAGATTTTTTATCGGCTTATATTGCCATTGTCTAAACGTGCATTGATTTCAGGTGCGATGATGGCATTTGCACGTGCTATCGGTGAATTTGGTGCAACGCTGATGATTGCAGGTTATATCCCGGGCAAAACGAATACCTTGCCACTAGAGATCTATTTCCTTGTTCAGCAAGGACGAGAACAACAAGCATGGCTCTGGGTACTCGTACTTGTTGCATTTGCATTATCTGTTATCGGTACGATGAATATGCTAAATAAAGAGCGCTATCGTGAGGTGAAATAG
- the modA gene encoding molybdate ABC transporter substrate-binding protein — protein MKKYGRWLLLLLIVMTLSACSQTDSNSKNETQQTLTVSAAASLTDVTKSLEKAFKAQHPNVDVKFNYGGSGALRQQIEQGAPVDVFMSANTKDIDQLKKSNKVIDTYDYAQNKLVLIKQKDSEITHIQKLQKGDKIALGEIDSVPAGKYAKTYLESQGIWQTVEPNIVYAKDVREVLNYVNKGNAQLGFVYNTDLYVGKQKHKGVVKLADAPLDSPIVYRMGIVEDKQVAQDWQTFMKSDKAQKILKQYHFE, from the coding sequence ATGAAAAAGTATGGTCGATGGCTGTTACTATTATTGATTGTTATGACTTTAAGTGCGTGTAGTCAAACAGATTCTAATAGTAAAAATGAGACGCAACAGACATTAACTGTTTCAGCAGCTGCAAGTTTAACAGATGTTACAAAATCATTGGAAAAGGCATTTAAAGCACAACATCCTAATGTAGATGTCAAGTTCAACTATGGTGGGTCTGGTGCATTAAGACAACAAATCGAGCAAGGTGCACCTGTAGATGTTTTTATGTCGGCGAATACAAAAGATATAGATCAATTGAAAAAAAGCAATAAAGTGATCGATACGTATGATTATGCACAAAATAAATTGGTACTCATTAAACAAAAAGATAGTGAAATCACTCATATTCAAAAATTGCAAAAAGGTGATAAGATAGCATTAGGTGAGATTGACTCTGTTCCAGCAGGTAAATATGCGAAAACATACTTGGAATCTCAAGGCATATGGCAAACAGTCGAACCGAATATCGTTTATGCTAAAGATGTGCGAGAAGTATTGAATTATGTGAATAAAGGTAATGCTCAATTAGGTTTTGTTTACAATACAGATTTATATGTTGGAAAGCAAAAACATAAAGGTGTCGTTAAATTAGCAGATGCTCCATTGGACAGTCCGATCGTTTATCGTATGGGTATTGTAGAAGATAAACAAGTCGCTCAAGATTGGCAAACCTTTATGAAGTCAGATAAAGCTCAAAAAATTTTAAAGCAATATCATTTTGAATGA
- the fdhD gene encoding formate dehydrogenase accessory sulfurtransferase FdhD has translation MNHDIRCNQKIIRYENGKLTETEDDFVTELPITVMVNKTEFATVVCSPNHLEELILGFLASEGVILKRTDLLQLDIDEHRGYAHAKVTTDIHQANYLSTKRLVASCCGKSREFYFQNDAAIAKKSMSTIKLQPQQILHMMSQLQAHSQTFIATGGLHNAAISDGSNLYIHRQDIGRHNALDKLYGYCIQHHISVRDKILIFSGRISSEILIKAAKIGVGVIISKSASTTLAVQLATDLNITAIGFVRDEHFNIYSHPERIVNPNCISHQITT, from the coding sequence ATGAATCATGACATTCGATGTAATCAAAAAATTATTCGTTATGAAAATGGTAAATTAACAGAAACAGAAGATGACTTTGTCACAGAACTCCCAATCACTGTTATGGTGAATAAGACAGAATTTGCAACAGTGGTATGTAGTCCAAACCATCTTGAAGAACTCATACTCGGATTTCTCGCATCAGAAGGTGTGATTTTAAAACGTACAGATTTATTACAACTTGATATTGACGAACATAGAGGTTATGCTCATGCTAAAGTTACAACTGATATTCATCAAGCAAACTACCTCTCAACTAAACGTCTGGTCGCTTCATGTTGTGGTAAAAGTCGAGAGTTTTACTTTCAAAATGACGCAGCTATTGCGAAAAAATCTATGTCTACCATCAAACTTCAACCACAACAAATTTTACATATGATGTCACAACTACAAGCACATAGTCAAACCTTTATTGCGACAGGCGGTTTACATAATGCTGCAATTAGCGATGGTTCTAACCTTTACATTCACCGACAAGATATTGGACGACATAATGCTTTAGATAAGTTATATGGCTATTGCATTCAACACCATATTTCTGTACGTGACAAAATCTTAATTTTTAGTGGTCGTATCTCATCTGAGATTTTAATCAAAGCTGCTAAAATCGGTGTAGGTGTAATCATTTCAAAGTCCGCATCGACTACACTCGCTGTACAACTAGCGACTGATTTGAACATCACAGCCATTGGTTTTGTACGCGATGAACATTTTAATATATATAGTCACCCTGAGCGCATCGTTAATCCAAACTGTATATCTCATCAAATAACAACTTAG
- a CDS encoding transposase, with amino-acid sequence MLKYGGQLSTVIYGTLSYTPQCCEKCGHKNEGHIHKHGKCISRLTLLKSQESYVYFNLAKQRYKCQYCQSTFTASTNIVKENCFITNRVKLAIQNKLTQVRSEVDIAKDCCVSEYCETMYSPNSTIIDGSTIISLTYHSINN; translated from the coding sequence ATGTTGAAGTACGGGGGGCAGCTTTCCACAGTCATTTATGGCACACTTTCATATACACCCCAGTGTTGTGAAAAATGTGGGCATAAGAATGAGGGACACATTCATAAACATGGTAAGTGTATATCTCGTTTAACGTTGTTAAAGTCTCAAGAATCCTATGTTTACTTTAATCTAGCGAAGCAACGTTATAAGTGTCAGTACTGTCAAAGCACCTTTACAGCTTCTACAAATATTGTGAAAGAGAACTGTTTTATTACAAATCGTGTGAAGCTGGCCATTCAAAACAAGCTGACACAAGTGCGTTCTGAAGTTGATATTGCGAAGGATTGTTGTGTGTCCGAGTACTGTGAAACTATGTATTCACCAAACAGCACAATCATTGATGGTTCAACCATCATCTCACTTACCTATCATTCAATCAACAATTAA
- a CDS encoding serine protease, translated as MIKFTKFFSVFLFVFIISLIFSITLNAESYLNRTVNERNAGIMEAQELVQQINNNELSFTRLDKINTNISGVGILSNTKNKVYGTAFVIDDYTILTNNHVVEKRFGIVNKAIYEPESPSNLKFMPSRDANNIPYSFTIKDIKMIRGVDVAVVHTNEKLTNKVTPLKIANEKNIKDMKLGDKITTYGYPSKEYLDSDFINDPRYKMYKSEGFYLLKVNSDDPQFYSKMIIRRGNSGSPILNVNNEVVGINSGGMNNTNANATVRAKNELAYVFSFTDYVRKEILDNSY; from the coding sequence ATGATTAAATTTACGAAATTCTTTTCTGTTTTCTTGTTTGTTTTTATTATTTCTTTAATATTTTCTATTACTTTAAATGCAGAATCTTATTTAAATAGAACAGTTAATGAAAGAAATGCTGGTATTATGGAAGCTCAAGAATTGGTCCAACAAATAAATAATAATGAATTGAGTTTTACTAGATTAGATAAAATTAATACTAATATTTCTGGTGTTGGAATATTATCTAATACAAAAAATAAAGTTTATGGAACTGCTTTTGTTATAGATGATTATACAATTCTAACCAATAATCATGTTGTAGAAAAAAGATTCGGTATTGTCAATAAGGCAATTTATGAACCAGAAAGCCCATCAAATTTAAAATTTATGCCTTCCAGAGATGCTAACAATATCCCTTATTCTTTCACTATTAAAGATATAAAAATGATAAGAGGGGTAGATGTTGCTGTTGTTCACACTAATGAAAAATTAACTAATAAAGTCACACCTTTAAAAATAGCTAACGAAAAAAATATAAAAGATATGAAGTTAGGAGATAAGATTACTACATATGGTTATCCTTCTAAAGAATATTTAGATAGTGACTTTATCAATGATCCTAGATATAAAATGTATAAATCTGAAGGTTTTTATTTATTGAAAGTTAATAGTGACGATCCTCAATTTTATTCAAAAATGATTATACGAAGGGGAAATTCTGGGTCTCCTATATTGAATGTTAATAATGAAGTTGTAGGAATTAATTCTGGGGGCATGAACAATACAAACGCCAATGCTACAGTACGAGCTAAAAATGAATTGGCATATGTATTTAGTTTTACAGATTATGTTAGAAAAGAAATATTAGATAATAGTTATTGA
- a CDS encoding serine hydrolase: MDLFIKKMNEIAKSIGMLNSNFKNPSGLTKKGQLSTSYDLSLLLLQASLNPIIVKVWKKEKYIVKILGDNPRKLEIKSTVYNKSLNNYYDILGGKTGTVGFIKNLSVLLYAKDEIYLVTVLKAKGNRFHQVKLIMDTVLDNKENDVDTTSFTVFKYPLKHIELLKSFKPHSILSKNESNKSNPASITKLLTLITALEYPIDLNDKIKIQESDIVEDSMNNIYVGDIISLNDAMHFMLLSSSNILANAVARYIEENYL; encoded by the coding sequence ATGGATTTATTTATAAAGAAAATGAATGAAATAGCAAAAAGTATAGGAATGTTAAACTCAAATTTTAAAAATCCTTCAGGATTAACTAAAAAAGGACAACTATCAACAAGTTACGATTTATCGTTATTATTATTACAAGCAAGTTTAAATCCAATTATCGTTAAAGTTTGGAAAAAAGAGAAATATATAGTAAAAATATTAGGAGATAATCCAAGAAAGTTAGAAATTAAAAGTACCGTATATAATAAAAGTTTAAATAATTATTATGATATTTTAGGTGGAAAGACAGGTACCGTAGGTTTTATAAAAAATTTAAGTGTCCTATTATATGCTAAAGATGAGATATATTTAGTGACAGTATTAAAAGCAAAAGGAAATAGGTTTCACCAAGTAAAACTTATTATGGATACTGTTTTAGATAATAAAGAAAATGACGTAGATACAACTTCTTTTACAGTTTTTAAATATCCATTAAAACATATAGAACTTTTAAAAAGCTTTAAACCTCACAGTATCCTTTCAAAAAATGAATCAAATAAAAGTAATCCTGCTAGTATAACCAAATTGTTAACGCTAATAACTGCGTTAGAGTATCCTATTGACTTAAATGATAAAATCAAAATTCAAGAAAGTGATATTGTTGAGGATAGCATGAACAATATATATGTAGGGGACATAATATCATTAAATGATGCAATGCATTTTATGCTTTTATCATCTTCTAATATTTTAGCTAATGCAGTTGCAAGATATATTGAAGAAAATTATCTTTAA
- a CDS encoding GNAT family N-acetyltransferase produces the protein MCATIDDIYTEGILIEDNIRYKQYLTPERPLKFDANKWCYKKMPDLLTFKDDMIQQQSLHQAQGSTHLNFEFPQDVKPSIELIQYLRAQNFNLGCVELYMIEAETLRELTTQTIHMKRMTSATIKDYFTVFRPLSMAYGEDYLVETLKYLQTVVEMPEHSIEYYIAYEKNEPVGIVNVISTERHVEIDGFAVAESHQRQGIGSRMQAEIGRLAGQRPVILVADAEDTAKDMYVNQGYVYQCFQYSALRET, from the coding sequence ATGTGTGCAACAATAGATGATATCTACACAGAGGGAATACTTATTGAAGATAATATAAGATATAAACAATACCTCACTCCAGAAAGACCACTCAAATTTGATGCTAATAAATGGTGTTATAAAAAAATGCCAGATTTATTGACGTTTAAAGATGATATGATTCAACAACAATCTTTACACCAAGCACAAGGTTCGACACATTTAAATTTTGAGTTTCCTCAAGATGTTAAACCTTCTATCGAGTTGATCCAATATTTACGTGCCCAAAACTTCAACTTGGGTTGCGTAGAGCTGTATATGATAGAAGCTGAAACATTGCGAGAATTGACGACGCAGACAATCCATATGAAGCGCATGACATCTGCAACGATAAAAGACTATTTTACTGTATTTCGACCGTTAAGTATGGCATATGGAGAAGACTATCTTGTTGAAACCTTAAAGTACTTACAAACTGTCGTAGAGATGCCCGAGCATTCTATTGAGTATTATATTGCCTATGAAAAGAATGAACCTGTAGGCATTGTAAATGTGATATCAACAGAGCGCCATGTTGAAATAGATGGTTTTGCCGTAGCTGAATCTCATCAAAGACAAGGCATAGGAAGTCGTATGCAAGCGGAGATCGGACGTCTGGCAGGTCAACGTCCAGTTATCTTAGTTGCTGATGCAGAAGATACAGCGAAAGATATGTATGTCAATCAAGGATATGTATATCAATGTTTTCAGTACAGTGCTTTACGTGAAACTTAG
- a CDS encoding biotin transporter BioY, with translation MNTKFLVYAALMTAIIAVMGLIPAIPLPFMPVPIVLQNVGIFLAGILLGRKYGALSVIVFLLLVMVGAPLLSGGRGGFGVFLGPTAGYLVMYAVSAFLIGWVRDLQFEKLSFGRIFIIILIFGVILLDTVGAIVMAFVIHMPISKALWLSLTFLPGDLIKAVIASLIAVALYKNPVTSRIMKQMAA, from the coding sequence TTGAACACAAAATTTTTAGTTTATGCAGCATTAATGACTGCAATTATTGCCGTAATGGGGCTTATTCCAGCGATTCCATTACCATTTATGCCTGTACCGATTGTTTTACAAAATGTTGGGATTTTCTTAGCAGGTATTTTATTGGGGCGTAAATATGGTGCTTTAAGTGTGATTGTCTTTTTATTACTTGTTATGGTAGGTGCGCCATTGTTATCTGGTGGCCGAGGAGGATTTGGTGTTTTTCTTGGTCCAACTGCAGGTTATTTAGTTATGTATGCCGTTTCAGCATTTCTAATTGGATGGGTAAGAGATTTACAATTTGAAAAGTTAAGTTTTGGTCGTATTTTTATTATTATTCTGATTTTTGGTGTTATTTTGCTTGATACAGTAGGTGCAATTGTAATGGCATTTGTAATTCATATGCCGATAAGCAAAGCGCTTTGGCTCTCTCTTACATTTTTGCCGGGAGATCTCATTAAAGCCGTTATTGCATCGTTAATTGCAGTAGCACTATATAAAAACCCAGTGACTTCGCGTATAATGAAACAAATGGCAGCGTAA
- a CDS encoding ROK family protein, with protein MTKVAFDIGGTYIKSAIVEDNGTLTGYQKVRTPDNVNHAIIKTVKRQLIDFIDCYQLRDVQVGISTAGAVNREACKIAYANPNIRDYTGTDFAEYLSPLSDQLHVYNDVDAALLGELMYVPENVESVFCLTLGTGIGGSYYNRTFGLMTGARHRPNQIGNLLYDPYTKNNYEQRASTNGLKHQLKSRGYDNPSIPQWFERASAGDTIAINELLHWGEEVARGIAEIQIMYDPDWIIIGGGVSAQGTQLLQWIEPQIAKYLPQHYGYAQIKTAKLQNNAALIGATSLL; from the coding sequence ATGACTAAAGTAGCATTCGATATTGGTGGAACATATATTAAATCTGCCATCGTTGAAGATAATGGAACATTGACAGGGTACCAAAAAGTACGTACACCAGATAATGTTAATCATGCAATCATTAAAACGGTAAAAAGACAGCTTATCGATTTTATAGATTGCTACCAACTTCGAGATGTACAGGTTGGTATTTCAACAGCGGGAGCAGTTAATCGTGAAGCATGTAAAATTGCTTATGCCAATCCCAATATACGTGACTACACAGGGACTGATTTTGCTGAATATTTATCTCCTTTGTCGGATCAACTTCATGTGTATAATGATGTAGATGCTGCACTTCTAGGAGAATTGATGTATGTGCCTGAAAATGTCGAAAGTGTGTTTTGTTTAACTTTAGGTACGGGTATAGGTGGAAGTTATTACAATCGTACATTTGGTCTAATGACAGGTGCACGCCATAGACCGAATCAAATCGGTAATTTGCTTTATGATCCTTATACAAAAAACAATTATGAACAACGTGCATCGACAAATGGTTTGAAACATCAATTGAAAAGTCGAGGGTATGATAATCCATCGATCCCCCAATGGTTTGAACGTGCATCGGCTGGAGATACTATCGCGATAAATGAACTGTTACATTGGGGAGAAGAAGTTGCGCGAGGTATTGCAGAAATTCAAATTATGTATGATCCAGATTGGATTATTATTGGGGGAGGTGTTTCTGCACAAGGCACCCAATTATTACAATGGATTGAACCCCAGATTGCTAAATATTTACCCCAACATTATGGCTATGCTCAAATTAAAACTGCAAAACTTCAAAATAATGCGGCGTTAATAGGAGCAACATCTTTATTGTAA
- a CDS encoding FadR/GntR family transcriptional regulator yields MNNNREVTSRQSLKQIVVKKIKEYILTEQLSVGDRLPTERQLAEDYDVSRSVVREALSYLENTGVTESVQGRGTLVKEQDITPLIEGFLFSFQVSKGNLKDLMMLRLTFELAAIDVIEREASTLDGIAATLVDNVEDFDSRVDQMFHEQILMAVESSLFKQMSAVVQAYFYRTPIETSMEDNLRSMKEHQQIYHALEEHAFSRAKSLLTAHLMRGAEFYD; encoded by the coding sequence TTGAATAATAATAGGGAAGTAACATCGCGCCAAAGTTTGAAGCAAATCGTAGTAAAAAAGATTAAAGAGTATATATTAACAGAGCAACTTAGTGTAGGAGATAGACTACCGACGGAGCGACAGTTAGCAGAAGACTACGATGTGAGTCGATCCGTTGTACGAGAAGCACTAAGTTATTTAGAAAATACAGGGGTTACAGAGAGTGTACAGGGTAGAGGAACACTGGTGAAAGAACAAGATATTACGCCATTAATTGAAGGTTTTTTATTTAGTTTTCAAGTATCAAAAGGCAACTTAAAGGATTTGATGATGTTACGGTTAACATTTGAACTTGCAGCGATTGATGTGATTGAACGTGAGGCGTCTACCCTTGATGGAATCGCTGCAACACTTGTTGACAATGTAGAAGACTTCGATAGTCGTGTAGATCAAATGTTTCATGAACAGATATTGATGGCAGTAGAATCTTCATTATTTAAACAGATGAGTGCGGTTGTACAAGCATACTTTTATCGTACACCTATCGAAACATCTATGGAAGATAACTTGCGCAGTATGAAAGAACATCAACAGATCTATCATGCATTAGAAGAGCACGCATTTAGTCGTGCCAAATCCTTGTTAACAGCGCATTTGATGAGAGGAGCAGAATTTTATGACTAA
- a CDS encoding N-acetylneuraminate lyase, whose protein sequence is MSNHLKGLYGALLVPFDEYGQIKEDGLRQIVRNAVDVQKLDGLYVNGSSGENFLMNTAQKKEVFRIAKDEAQDQIHLIAQVGALDLNEAIELGQYATELGYDALSAVTPFYYPFTFEEIRDYYFKIIEATNNKMIIYSIPGLTGVNISIQQFKELFDNPNIIGVKYTAPDFYLLERLRKAFPDKLIFSGFDEMLVQAAISGVDGAIGSTYNINGIRARATFEAAQNGDVQHAYQLQHETNDIIETVLNMGLYPTLKAALAEKGIDTGLPKAPFHPFNEVYRPELKALIKQYHL, encoded by the coding sequence GTGAGCAATCACTTAAAAGGATTATACGGTGCACTACTTGTTCCGTTTGATGAATACGGTCAAATTAAAGAAGACGGACTTCGCCAAATTGTAAGAAATGCAGTCGATGTCCAAAAGCTAGATGGATTATATGTCAATGGCAGTTCTGGTGAGAATTTCTTGATGAATACTGCACAAAAAAAAGAAGTTTTTCGTATCGCTAAAGATGAAGCACAAGATCAAATTCATCTTATTGCACAAGTCGGTGCTTTAGATTTGAATGAAGCCATTGAACTCGGTCAATATGCTACTGAACTCGGTTATGACGCATTATCAGCAGTAACACCTTTTTACTATCCATTTACCTTTGAGGAAATTCGTGATTATTATTTTAAAATTATTGAAGCTACAAACAATAAAATGATTATTTATTCTATCCCTGGATTAACAGGTGTAAATATTTCTATCCAACAATTTAAAGAACTGTTTGATAATCCAAATATTATTGGCGTGAAATATACTGCTCCCGATTTTTATTTATTGGAACGTCTACGCAAAGCGTTTCCAGATAAACTTATTTTCTCTGGATTTGATGAAATGCTTGTTCAAGCTGCTATTTCTGGAGTTGATGGTGCAATCGGCTCAACTTATAATATTAACGGTATCCGTGCACGTGCTACTTTTGAAGCGGCACAAAACGGTGATGTTCAACATGCTTATCAACTTCAACATGAGACAAATGACATTATTGAAACGGTATTAAACATGGGGCTTTATCCAACATTGAAAGCAGCCCTAGCTGAAAAAGGAATCGATACTGGATTACCTAAAGCACCTTTCCATCCTTTCAATGAAGTATATCGTCCAGAACTCAAAGCACTTATCAAACAATATCATTTATAA